Genomic DNA from Ruminococcus sp. OA3:
GAAGTGGAACTGGCTTACCAGATGAGCAAAGGGCAGATACTCGCGATCACCGGTACGAACGGAAAGACGACGACAACGGCTTTGACAGGAAAGATCATGGAGGATTATTTCCCGGAAGTCTATATCGTAGGGAATATCGGGACACCATACACATCGTTGGCGCTGCAAATGACGGATGCTTCTGTGACGGTGGCTGAGATCAGCAGTTTTCAGCTGGAGACCATACAGGATTTTGCACCCCGGGTGAGCGCAATCCTGAATATTACAGAAGATCATCTGAACCGCCATCACACGATGAAAGAGTACATAAGGGTGAAGGAACTGATCACGGCAAACCAGAGTGAAAATGATGTCTGTGTCCTCAACTATGAAGATGAAGTGCTCCGGGCTTTCGGAGAGAAGCTGAAGGAACGGATGCGGGTTGTATTCTTTTCGAGTTGCAGGGAACTGGAACAGGGGATTTTCCTGAAAGACGGCAGAATCCTGTTCCGCAAGGATAAAGATGAGGTCATGGTCACAGAGGTCAAAGACCTGAAACTGCCGGGACGTCATAATCATGAGAACGTGATGGCTGCAGCCGCTATCGCAATCTATGCCGGGGTTCCCATCGAGAGCATACGAAATACGATTCGGAATTTTAAGGCGGTGGAACACAGGATCGAGTATGTGACTGAGAAAAGAGGTGTCGTCTACTATAACGACTCCAAAGGTACGAATCCCGATGCGGCCATCAAAGGAATACAGGCGATGGACCGTCCGACGCTGCTGATCGGCGGCGGGTATGACAAGCAGTCGGAATACACGGAATGGATAAAATCTTTCGACGGAAAAGTTCGGTATCTGGTCCTGATTGGACAGACACGGGAAAAAATAGAACAGGAAGCGCGCGCGTGCGGTTTTACCAGTATAATTCTGGCAGATTCACTGGGAGAAGCGGTAAAAATCTGTGCAGAGAAGGCAAATCCGGGAGATGCAGTACTGCTCTCCCCGGCATGTGCGAGCTGGGGACAATTTGATAATTACGAGCAGCGCGGAGATATGTTCAAGCAATACGTAAATGAACTGTAGTTCGCTGCAGCGCAGTAAAAGGTTGCGGCAGCAGGCTTTTAACTGACAGGGGCAGGCCAAATAAGATCAGAATTGGCCTGTCCCTGTATTATATTTTGGTAAAAACATTCATAGAATGAGAGAAAAAGATAAAGCGGTGGCCGATGGAAGGTAATAAAAAGAAAAAGCTGGATGCTACGCTGCTGGTGCTTGTCATTCTGCTTGTGCTGACAGGTCTGGTGCTGCTCTACAGCACAAGCACGTACAACGGACGCGTCAAATTTCATGATCCCGCGTATTACTTTAAAAAGCAGTTGTTTGCGACAGCACTCGGGTTCCTTGTGCTTTATGTGGTGGCGGGAATTGATTATCATATCGTTGCACGGTTTGCGACACCGCTTTATATT
This window encodes:
- the murD gene encoding UDP-N-acetylmuramoyl-L-alanine--D-glutamate ligase, with the protein product MKLTGKRVLVFGSGVSGIGAADLLHRVQAVPVIYDGNKNASREDILDRLEQKENTEIVLGHLPDEVLASVVLAVLSPGVPTDIPEVIRIKESKIPVWGEVELAYQMSKGQILAITGTNGKTTTTALTGKIMEDYFPEVYIVGNIGTPYTSLALQMTDASVTVAEISSFQLETIQDFAPRVSAILNITEDHLNRHHTMKEYIRVKELITANQSENDVCVLNYEDEVLRAFGEKLKERMRVVFFSSCRELEQGIFLKDGRILFRKDKDEVMVTEVKDLKLPGRHNHENVMAAAAIAIYAGVPIESIRNTIRNFKAVEHRIEYVTEKRGVVYYNDSKGTNPDAAIKGIQAMDRPTLLIGGGYDKQSEYTEWIKSFDGKVRYLVLIGQTREKIEQEARACGFTSIILADSLGEAVKICAEKANPGDAVLLSPACASWGQFDNYEQRGDMFKQYVNEL